A single genomic interval of Penicillium psychrofluorescens genome assembly, chromosome: 2 harbors:
- a CDS encoding uncharacterized protein (ID:PFLUO_003811-T1.cds;~source:funannotate) gives MVKVLLTGGSGFIAAHIVDILLQHGFDTVVTVRSEEKGKRILDAHPDTPKEKLSYVVVEDVAKDGAFDEAVKSNPPFTYVLHTASPFHFNVADPRKDFLDPAINGTTGILKAIKAYAPTVKRVVITSSFAAIVNPKKHPKLYSEKNWNPVTWDEAMDHSNVYRASKTFAEKAAWDFVENEKPNFDIATINPPLVLGPIVHYLNSLEAINTSNQRMRDLVQGKMKDGLTPTGTFLWVDVRDVALAHVRAIEVSEAGGQRFFVTAGFYSNKALADNIRETHPDLESKLPPKDSPDDLPSDIYGIDNSRSKEVLGLKYRSLKETVSDTVTSLQAVGA, from the exons ATGGTGAAGGTACTCTTGACTG GAGGCAGTGGCTTCATTGCCGCCCATATTGTTGATATCCTGCTGCAGCATGG CTTCGATACTGTCGTCACAGTTCGTTCtgaagagaagggaaagcgCATTCTCGATGCTCATCCCGACACGCCCAAGGAGAAGCTATCCTATGTGGTTGTAGAAGATGTCGCCAAGGATGGTGCCTTTGACGAG GCTGTCAAATCCAATCCTCCATTTACCTATGTCCTTCATACTGCAAGCCCTTTCCATTTCAATGTTGCAGACCCGCGCAAAGACTTCCTGGACCCCGCAATCAATGGAACCACGGGAATCCTCAAAGCAATCAAAGCCTACGCGCCAACTGTCAAGCGGGTGGTCATCACCTCGTCCTTTGCGGCAATTGTGAACCCGAAAAAGCATCCCAAGCTCTACAGCGAAAAGAACTGGAATCCGGTCACCTGGGATGAGGCCATGGACCATTCCAATGTCTATCGGGCTAGCAAGACCTTTGCAGAGAAAGCAGCCTGGGACTTTGTCGAGAATGAAAAGCCCAATTTCGATATTGCCACCATCAATCCGCCCCTCGTGCTGGGACCAATCGTTCATTACCTCAACTCCCTCGAGGCCATCAATACGTCCAACCAGCGCATGCGAGATCTCGTccagggcaagatgaaggacGGCCTCACCCCGACGGGAACGTTCCTGTGGGTGGATGTTCGGGACGTAGCACTTGCACACGTCCGAGCCATCGAAGTCTCCGAGGCTGGCGGGCAGAGATTCTTTGTCACGGCTGGCTTTTACTCCAACAAGGCGCTGGCGGATAACATCCGTGAGACCCACCCAGATTTGGAGTCGAAGCTTCCTCCCAAAGACTCCCCCGATGACCTGCCTTCCGACATCTATGGCATTGACAACTCGAGATCCAAGGAGGTGCTGGGGCTTAAATATCGCTCGCTGAAGGAGACGGTCTCAGACACGGTTACTTCATTGCAGGCTGTTGGCGCTTAG
- a CDS encoding uncharacterized protein (ID:PFLUO_003814-T1.cds;~source:funannotate), whose translation MTTPPDRAQQSTLKTSLPTAYAAVNAQQPRPAPPSELTPDEQEKYLLARPGATAQHLDIALQHAHQIQAQKDAENLILDRILDLVTLPTSPSADPAAPSAEDARTFKAALVPFRPSDYDNLTLERNYDQLCGYGLCPRRHRKEECGPGSQGSFKFKWGAKGSGPGGRGRSMDIVPQEKLEKWCSDDCAERALFIRVQLAEEPVWERRAGDKRNRNILLLEEARAKRMQETAAAATTGSSSKDVQGKEDVTAELDLGNLTLQDTNRGKELALERGDAGLVFRDGRVDVQIKEKERELHHPVAAPQLRPEDAAGGSIEGYVPSEDRGKQPADDGDVLDQI comes from the coding sequence ATGACTACCCCTCCAGACCGAGCACAACAGTCCACCCTGAAAACCTCACTACCCACCGCCTACGCCGCCGTCAACGCACAGCAACCGCGCCCAGCACCACCCTCCGAACTCACTCCCGACGAGCAAGAAAAGTACCTCCTCGCCCGACCCGGCGCAACAGCCCAACACCTAGACATCGCCCTGCAGCACGCCCACCAAATCCAAGCCCAGAAAGACGCCGAGAACCTGATTCTCGACCGGATCCTGGACCTAGTCACGCTCCCGACCTCTCCATCCGCCGATCCCGCCGCACCCTCCGCCGAAGACGCGCGCACCTTCAAAGCAGCCCTGGTCCCCTTCCGCCCCAGCGACTACGACAACCTGACCCTGGAGCGGAACTACGACCAGCTCTGCGGCTACGGACTCTGTCCGCGCAGACATCGCAAGGAGGAGTGTGGTCCCGGGTCGCAAGGTAGTTTCAAGTTCAAATGGGGTGCCAAGGGGAGTGGGCCTGGTGGCCGTGGACGCAGTATGGATATCGTCCCGCAggagaagttggagaagTGGTGCTCTGATGATTGTGCGGAGAGGGCGCTGTTCATTCGGGTGCAGCTTGCTGAGGAGCCGGTTTGGGAGAGGCGCGCGGGGGATAAGCGGAATAGGAATATTCTGCTCCTGGAGGAGGCGCGTGCGAAGCGAATGCAAGAGacggctgctgctgcgactACAGGCTCATCTTCAAAGGATGTGcaggggaaggaagatgtTACGGCGGAATTGGATTTGGGCAACTTGACGTTGCAGGATACCAATCGCGGGAAGGAACTTGCTCTGGAGCGTGGTGATGCTGGTCTTGTATTCCGGGATGGTCGTGTGGATGTTCAGATCAAGGAAAAGGAACGTGAGCTGCATCATCCAGTTGCTGCTCCTCAGCTGCGGCCGGAGGATGCCGCTGGAGGTTCCATTGAGGGCTATGTGCCTTCGGAGGACCGGGGCAAGCAGCCAgcagatgatggagacgTGCTCGATCAGATTTGA
- a CDS encoding uncharacterized protein (ID:PFLUO_003812-T1.cds;~source:funannotate): protein MASARLSPTANLLRKSRLFALPPALNPPQDPPTSKAVRESDTATLPYPIRASIVTPRTSLAKGDWGLKRALPAKSTSEKSSRPIVRLNALDTYEHVTDFDSATDHTLTLQKFQELHMPISLPFEMKYATNVMPEHRSPFEESLDNSETSKGLGEPGVKQYRHTGPWLAGLTEAEFATYLNTVSRRKPELLRQLREQLVEKRIAEARKKAQDKGEDLETLASPTITEEDFRRYLKTLRANPTEMGPVLFKLLDLSSSPDRPNDRVANTAYEAPGTSLAAIDYAKNGPPRTHPSAGLSYSRSHALIYNHPKYGPQVTQKPVQARILRPKGRFRGRASRAVAGVGGIAVEDLNGMTFHTDMPAGLMSFDASIPGGAKYWASPIRASIDAAGRIRLVSNRASEMAKLPYGVEEYKPPEGTNVSDVARGAHGRVPRLDRTPLNQARWMTPANRPTRQPMKGTEDVARSLVEKLGS from the coding sequence ATGGCGTCCGCCAGGTTATCGCCAACGGCGAATCTCTTGCGGAAGTCTCGTTTGTTTGCCCTTCCGCCGGCCTTAAACCCACCTCAGGATCCGCCAACGTCCAAGGCTGTCCGCGAATCCGACACCGCGACGCTCCCTTACCCGATCCGAGCCTCGATCGTGACACCGCGAACATCACTAGCCAAGGGCGATTGGGGTCTGAAGCGGGCGCTACCGGCAAAGTCGACGTCAGAAAAATCTTCAAGACCGATTGTCCGGTTGAACGCTCTTGACACCTATGAACATGTCACCGACTTTGACTCTGCCACGGACCACACCCTTACCCTTCAAAAGTTCCAGGAGCTGCACATGCCTATATCGCTCCCCTTCGAGATGAAATATGCGACAAATGTTATGCCGGAGCACAGAAGTCCCTTCGAAGAATCCCTCGACAACTCCGAGACGAGCAAGGGCCTGGGCGAACCGGGAGTCAAGCAATACCGACACACCGGACCTTGGCTGGCTGGACTGACGGAAGCCGAGTTCGCAACCTACCTGAACACAGTGAGCCGTCGGAAGCCGGAGCTTCTGCGTCAACTGCGTGAGCAATTGGTTGAGAAGCGCATCGCCGAGGCCCGGAAGAAGGCCCAAGACAAAGGAGAGGATTTGGAAACGCTGGCATCTCCCACCATCACGGAAGAGGATTTCCGACGGTATCTCAAGACCCTGCGCGCAAACCCGACCGAGATGGGACCCGTTCTCTTCAAATTGTTGGACCTTTCATCGTCTCCGGATCGGCCCAATGACCGCGTTGCGAACACAGCTTACGAGGCTCCCGGGACCAGTCTGGCAGCCATCGACTACGCTAAGAACGGTCCTCCGCGCACACATCCCTCTGCTGGTCTGTCATATTCGCGATCGCACGCGCTGATATACAACCACCCCAAGTACGGACCGCAGGTCACCCAGAAGCCGGTCCAGGCCCGCATCTTGCGTCCAAAGGGCCGGTTCAGGGGGCGGGCGTCCAGGGCCGTTGCGGGTGTGGGTGGTATTGCAGTGGAGGATCTGAACGGGATGACCTTCCATACCGACATGCCGGCTGGCCTGATGTCCTTTGACGCATCCATCCCCGGCGGTGCCAAGTACTGGGCCAGTCCCATCCGGGCCTCCATTGATGCCGCTGGCCGAATCCGCCTAGTGTCTAATCGCGCCTCGGAAATGGCTAAACTTCCTTACGGTGTTGAAGAATACAAGCCGCCCGAAGGCACGAATGTCTCAGACGTTGCCCGTGGTGCTCACGGTCGGGTCCCTCGATTGGACCGGACCCCGTTGAACCAGGCGCGTTGGATGACTCCGGCGAACCGACCAACTCGACAGCCCATGAAGGGCACGGAGGATGTCGCTCGCAGCCTTGTGGAGAAACTTGGATCTTAG
- a CDS encoding uncharacterized protein (ID:PFLUO_003813-T1.cds;~source:funannotate) encodes MGRVRTKTVKRSAKVIIERYYPKLTLDFETNKRICDEIAIIASKRLRNKIAGYTTHLMKRIQRGPVRGISFKLQEEERERKDQYVPEISALDVSQTESGQLDVDNETKDLLKSMGFDNLKVNVVTVSQQQVAERPRRFGPR; translated from the exons ATGGGTCGCGTCAGGACTAAG aCCGTCAAGCGCTCcgccaaggtcatcatcGAGCGCTACTACCCCAAGTTGACTCTCGACTTCGAGACCAACAAGCGCATCTGCGATGAGATCGCCATCATTGCGTCGAAGCGTCTTCGCAACAAG ATCGCTGGTTACACCACCCACCTGATGAAGCGTATCCAGCGTGGCCCCGTCCGCGGTATCTCCTTCAAGCtccaggaggaggagcgtGAGCGCAAGGACCAGTACGTCCCCGAGATCTCCGCTCTCGACGTCTCCCAGACCGAGTCCGGCCAGCTGGACGTCGACAACGAGACCAAGGATCTGCTCAAGTCGATGGGC TTCGACAACCTCAAGGTCAACGTCGTCACCGtcagccagcagcaggttGCTGAGCGCCCTCGTCGCTTCGGTCCCCGCTAA